One Chroicocephalus ridibundus chromosome 22, bChrRid1.1, whole genome shotgun sequence DNA window includes the following coding sequences:
- the LOC134526186 gene encoding cytochrome b-c1 complex subunit 10, with protein sequence MLSKLVGPRYVQLLQNWTPTLVTWGGVAGTGLIWVTDWKLVLQYVPYIGGKYKTED encoded by the exons ATGTTGAGCAAGTTGGTGGGGCCGCGCTACGTCCAGCTCCTTCAGAACTG GACTCCCACCCTCGTTACGTGGGGTGGTGTAGCTGGTACTGGTTTAATATGGGTCACAGACTGGAAGCTGGTCCTTCAGTATGTTCCCTACATTGGTGGCAAGTATAAAACTGAAGACTAA
- the MBD3 gene encoding methyl-CpG-binding domain protein 3 isoform X1: protein MERKSAFPLGQASPGRDRTLSHFSPSGKKFRSKPQLARYLGSSMDLSTFDFRTGKMLMNKMNKNRQRMRYDCSNQAKGKPDLNTALPVRQTASIFKQPVTKITNHPSNKVKSDPQKAVDQPRQLFWEKKLSGLNAFDIAEELVKTMDLPKGLQGVGPGCTDETLLSAIASALHTSTMPITGQLSAAVEKNPGVWLNTSQPLCKAFMVTDEDIRKQEELVQQVRKRLEEALMADMLAHVEEIARDGEAPSEKEGGEEEGEEEEEEEEQDHDQEMENV, encoded by the exons ATGGAGCGGAAGAG TGCTTTTCCTTTGGGCCAAGCTTCCCCGGGAAGAGACAGGACTCTGAGTCatttcag cccaaGTGGTAAAAAGTTCCGAAGCAAGCCCCAGCTGGCACGCTACCTGGGGAGCTCGATGGACCTCAGCACTTTTGACTTCCGCACGGGAAAAATGTTGATGAATAAAATGAACAAGAACAGGCAGAGGATGCGCTATGACTGTTCCAACCAAGCCAAA GGCAAGCCTGATTTGAACACAGCACTGCCCGTCAGACAGACGGCCTCCATATTCAAACAACCCGTCACGAAGATCACAAACCATCCCAGCAACAAGGTGAAGAGTGATCCTCAGAAAGCCGTGGACCAGCCCCGGCAG CTCTTCTGGGAGAAGAAATTAAGTGGACTGAACGCTTTTGACATTGCGGAGGAGCTGGTGAAAACAATGGACCTTCCAAAAGGTTTACAAG GCGTCGGACCGGGTTGCACTGATGAAACCCTTCTCTCTGCGATCGCCAGTGCTCTGCACACCAGCACCATGCCCATCACCGGGCAGCTCTCTGCGGCCGTGGAGAAGAATCCCGGAGTTTGGCTAAACACCTCCCAGCCGCTTTGCAAAGCGTTTATGGTGACGGATGAAGATATTAG GAAACAAGAGGAGCTGGTGCAGCAGGTGCGGAAGAGACTGGAGGAAGCCCTGATGGCCGACATGCTCGCCCACGTAGAGGAAATAGCAAGAGATGGGGAAGCTCCTTCAGAGAAAGAAGGCGgcgaggaagaaggagaagaggaagaggaggaggaggagcaggaccaTGACCAGGAGATGGAGAATGTATAG
- the MBD3 gene encoding methyl-CpG-binding domain protein 3 isoform X2, giving the protein MERKSPSGKKFRSKPQLARYLGSSMDLSTFDFRTGKMLMNKMNKNRQRMRYDCSNQAKGKPDLNTALPVRQTASIFKQPVTKITNHPSNKVKSDPQKAVDQPRQLFWEKKLSGLNAFDIAEELVKTMDLPKGLQGVGPGCTDETLLSAIASALHTSTMPITGQLSAAVEKNPGVWLNTSQPLCKAFMVTDEDIRKQEELVQQVRKRLEEALMADMLAHVEEIARDGEAPSEKEGGEEEGEEEEEEEEQDHDQEMENV; this is encoded by the exons ATGGAGCGGAAGAG cccaaGTGGTAAAAAGTTCCGAAGCAAGCCCCAGCTGGCACGCTACCTGGGGAGCTCGATGGACCTCAGCACTTTTGACTTCCGCACGGGAAAAATGTTGATGAATAAAATGAACAAGAACAGGCAGAGGATGCGCTATGACTGTTCCAACCAAGCCAAA GGCAAGCCTGATTTGAACACAGCACTGCCCGTCAGACAGACGGCCTCCATATTCAAACAACCCGTCACGAAGATCACAAACCATCCCAGCAACAAGGTGAAGAGTGATCCTCAGAAAGCCGTGGACCAGCCCCGGCAG CTCTTCTGGGAGAAGAAATTAAGTGGACTGAACGCTTTTGACATTGCGGAGGAGCTGGTGAAAACAATGGACCTTCCAAAAGGTTTACAAG GCGTCGGACCGGGTTGCACTGATGAAACCCTTCTCTCTGCGATCGCCAGTGCTCTGCACACCAGCACCATGCCCATCACCGGGCAGCTCTCTGCGGCCGTGGAGAAGAATCCCGGAGTTTGGCTAAACACCTCCCAGCCGCTTTGCAAAGCGTTTATGGTGACGGATGAAGATATTAG GAAACAAGAGGAGCTGGTGCAGCAGGTGCGGAAGAGACTGGAGGAAGCCCTGATGGCCGACATGCTCGCCCACGTAGAGGAAATAGCAAGAGATGGGGAAGCTCCTTCAGAGAAAGAAGGCGgcgaggaagaaggagaagaggaagaggaggaggaggagcaggaccaTGACCAGGAGATGGAGAATGTATAG